A stretch of Geomonas oryzisoli DNA encodes these proteins:
- a CDS encoding MOSC domain-containing protein, which yields MSASVVAVNISRNKGERKKAAPEVHLRENFGIIGDGHAGDWHRQVSLLAQESIDKMVQLGLSVGAGDFAENITTRGIDLMHLPVGARLGIGPVVLEISQIGKECHTRCAIYYQAGDCVMPKEGVFATVVSGGVVRPDDEIELL from the coding sequence ATGAGCGCATCGGTAGTGGCGGTCAACATAAGCCGCAATAAGGGCGAGAGGAAGAAGGCGGCGCCGGAGGTGCACCTGAGGGAGAACTTCGGCATCATCGGTGACGGGCACGCGGGGGACTGGCACCGCCAGGTGAGCCTCTTAGCCCAGGAGAGCATAGATAAGATGGTGCAGCTGGGGCTCTCGGTAGGCGCCGGGGACTTTGCCGAAAACATCACGACGCGGGGCATCGACCTCATGCACCTCCCGGTCGGCGCGCGGCTCGGCATCGGCCCGGTGGTACTGGAGATCTCCCAGATCGGCAAGGAGTGCCACACCCGCTGCGCCATCTACTACCAGGCCGGCGACTGCGTCATGCCCAAAGAAGGTGTCTTTGCCACGGTGGTAAGTGGTGGGGTGGTGCGCCCCGACGATGAGATCGAGCTGCTTTAA
- the moaA gene encoding GTP 3',8-cyclase MoaA gives MALIDTYGRRINYLRLSVTDRCNMRCCYCMPAQGVAKLEHKEMLSYEELYRVSAACVAQGIEKIRVTGGEPLVRRGLVDFLGRLSALPGLKELVLTTNGLLLEELARPLKDAGVARLNISLDSLQPETFARVTRGADLKRVLAGIDAAQKAGFGPLKINMVVMRGVNDQEILDFAALTLEKPYTVRFIEYMPTLQDEGWGAQSMPGSEILAAIGERYPLLPLVSSEMAGPARNYKIQGAAGAIGIITPVSGHFCESCNRIRITATGRVRGCLFSDQGTDLKPLLASEDPEALEQTLRRIVTQKPGRHHIAEEGAEQAVVNMSRIGG, from the coding sequence ATGGCACTGATCGATACCTACGGCAGGCGGATCAACTACTTAAGACTCTCGGTCACCGACCGCTGCAACATGCGCTGCTGTTACTGCATGCCGGCGCAGGGGGTGGCGAAGCTCGAGCATAAAGAGATGCTCAGCTACGAGGAGCTGTACCGGGTCTCCGCCGCGTGCGTGGCGCAGGGGATAGAGAAGATCAGGGTGACCGGCGGGGAACCGCTGGTGCGCAGGGGGCTGGTCGATTTCCTGGGGCGTCTTTCGGCCCTGCCGGGGCTGAAGGAGCTGGTGCTGACCACCAACGGCCTGCTGCTCGAGGAGCTGGCCCGGCCCCTTAAGGATGCCGGGGTGGCCAGGCTCAACATCAGCCTCGACTCCCTGCAGCCGGAAACCTTCGCCCGGGTCACCCGAGGCGCCGACCTGAAAAGGGTGCTGGCGGGGATAGATGCAGCACAGAAGGCGGGCTTCGGTCCGCTCAAGATCAACATGGTGGTGATGCGCGGGGTGAACGACCAGGAGATCCTGGACTTCGCTGCGCTCACCCTGGAAAAGCCGTACACGGTCCGTTTCATAGAGTACATGCCGACCTTGCAGGACGAGGGATGGGGCGCGCAGAGCATGCCGGGGAGCGAGATCCTCGCTGCCATCGGCGAGCGTTATCCGCTGCTGCCGCTGGTCAGCTCGGAGATGGCGGGACCGGCCAGGAACTATAAGATACAGGGAGCGGCGGGCGCCATCGGGATCATCACCCCGGTCTCCGGCCACTTCTGCGAAAGCTGCAACAGGATCAGGATCACGGCGACCGGCCGGGTGCGCGGCTGCCTCTTCTCGGACCAGGGGACGGACCTGAAGCCGCTTTTGGCCTCAGAGGACCCCGAGGCGCTGGAGCAGACCCTGCGCCGGATCGTGACCCAGAAGCCTGGCAGGCACCACATCGCCGAGGAAGGGGCCGAGCAGGCGGTGGTGAACATGTCGAGGATCGGCGGATAG
- a CDS encoding iron-containing alcohol dehydrogenase: protein MALGEQTYGFFIPTVSLMGVGSAKETGEQVKALGASKALIVTDKGLSAMGVADKIKEQVEAAGVKAVIFDGAEPNPTDINVHDGVKVYQENGCDAIISLGGGSSHDCGKGIGLVIGNGGHIRDFEGVNKSTKSMPAFVAINTTAGTASEMTRFCIITNTDTHVKMAIVDWRCTPNIAINDPLLMVGKPAALTAATGMDALTHAVEAYVSTIATPITDACAIKAIELIAEFLSKAVANGEDLEARDRMAYAEYLAGMAFNNASLGYVHSMAHQLGGFYNLPHGVCNAILLPAVSQYNLIACPKRFADIAKALGENVDGLSVTEAGQKAIDRIRTLSASIGIPTGLKALNVKEEDLAIMAENAKKDACQFTNPRKATLEQVIQIFKDAM, encoded by the coding sequence ATGGCATTAGGAGAGCAGACTTACGGTTTCTTCATCCCGACGGTATCGCTGATGGGCGTTGGTTCCGCTAAGGAAACCGGCGAGCAGGTCAAGGCACTGGGCGCATCCAAAGCGCTGATCGTCACCGACAAAGGCCTCTCGGCCATGGGCGTTGCCGACAAGATCAAGGAGCAGGTTGAAGCTGCCGGCGTTAAAGCCGTTATCTTCGACGGCGCCGAGCCGAACCCGACCGACATCAACGTACACGACGGCGTGAAGGTATACCAGGAAAACGGTTGCGACGCGATCATCTCCCTGGGCGGCGGTTCCTCCCACGACTGCGGTAAGGGCATCGGCCTGGTCATCGGCAACGGCGGCCACATCCGCGACTTCGAAGGCGTGAACAAGTCCACCAAATCCATGCCGGCATTCGTTGCTATCAACACCACCGCCGGTACCGCTTCCGAAATGACCCGCTTCTGCATCATCACCAACACCGACACCCACGTAAAGATGGCTATCGTCGACTGGCGCTGCACTCCGAACATCGCCATCAACGACCCGCTGCTCATGGTCGGCAAGCCGGCAGCTCTGACCGCTGCCACCGGTATGGACGCCCTGACCCACGCGGTTGAGGCATACGTCTCCACCATCGCCACCCCGATCACCGACGCCTGTGCCATCAAAGCCATCGAGCTGATCGCCGAGTTCCTCTCCAAGGCTGTCGCCAACGGCGAAGACCTCGAGGCACGCGACAGGATGGCTTACGCCGAGTACCTGGCCGGCATGGCGTTCAACAACGCATCGCTTGGCTACGTTCACTCCATGGCTCACCAGCTGGGCGGCTTCTACAACCTGCCGCACGGCGTCTGCAACGCCATCCTGCTGCCGGCCGTCAGCCAGTACAACCTGATCGCCTGCCCGAAGCGTTTCGCTGACATCGCCAAGGCTCTGGGCGAGAACGTCGACGGCCTCTCCGTGACCGAAGCCGGCCAGAAGGCGATCGACAGGATCCGCACCCTCTCCGCTTCCATCGGCATCCCGACCGGCCTCAAGGCCCTCAATGTCAAGGAAGAGGATCTGGCCATCATGGCAGAGAACGCGAAGAAGGACGCTTGCCAGTTCACCAACCCGCGCAAAGCGACCCTCGAGCAGGTCATCCAGATCTTCAAGGATGCAATGTAG
- a CDS encoding aldehyde ferredoxin oxidoreductase family protein — protein sequence MDKIFRVNMTDLTTKIEEVPAAWAGLGGRGLTSTIVAAEVPPTCHALSPENKLVFAPGLLTGTAAANSGRLSAGAKSPLTGGIKESNAGGTAAQMLAKLGIKAIIIEGAPKTGAWYNLAVSANGVTINEEKELLGLGNFAVIDAVETRLGKKTGVLTIGPAGELKMTAANISVKDPDSKIRSHGRGGLGAVMGSKQIKFISIDSEGAKAVTIADPEKFKTAARAFSKALLDHPVSGEGLPTYGTNVLVNILNEAGGLPTKNFTVGQFEGHDKISGETMHDTIVARGGKPKHGCHAGCIIQCSQVYHDKEGKYVTSGFEYETIWGLGADCCIDNLDDIARADNLMDDIGIDSIETAVMFGVAMEAGILKWGDSKEMLRLLTDEIAKGTALGRVLGGGAASVGRTYGVTRVPVVKNQGIPAYDPRSVKGIGITYATSTMGADHTSGYTIATNILNVGGYVDPLKKDGQVELSRNLQIATAAVDSTGMCIFVAFPALDIPECLPALIDMINARFGIALTGDDVNNLGKYILKTEREFNQKAGLTNVHDRLPDFFKTEPVAPHNAVWDFTDEEIDEFWNF from the coding sequence ATGGATAAGATTTTTCGCGTCAACATGACCGACCTCACCACCAAGATCGAAGAAGTTCCGGCAGCATGGGCAGGCCTGGGTGGCCGTGGCCTCACCTCCACCATCGTGGCCGCCGAAGTACCGCCGACTTGCCACGCGCTTTCCCCCGAGAACAAGCTCGTCTTCGCACCGGGCCTGCTGACCGGCACCGCGGCAGCCAACTCCGGCCGTCTCTCCGCAGGCGCCAAGAGCCCGCTCACCGGCGGCATCAAAGAGTCCAACGCAGGCGGCACCGCAGCTCAGATGCTGGCCAAACTGGGCATCAAAGCGATCATCATCGAAGGCGCACCGAAAACCGGCGCCTGGTACAACCTGGCCGTGAGCGCGAACGGCGTCACCATCAACGAGGAGAAAGAACTGCTCGGTCTTGGTAACTTCGCCGTCATCGACGCAGTCGAGACCCGCCTGGGCAAGAAGACCGGCGTACTCACCATCGGCCCGGCCGGCGAGCTGAAAATGACCGCCGCCAACATCTCCGTCAAGGACCCGGACAGCAAGATCCGCAGCCACGGCCGTGGCGGCCTGGGCGCGGTCATGGGCTCCAAGCAGATTAAGTTCATCTCCATCGACAGCGAAGGCGCGAAAGCCGTGACCATCGCGGATCCGGAGAAATTCAAGACCGCAGCAAGGGCGTTCTCCAAGGCGCTGCTCGACCACCCGGTCTCCGGCGAAGGCCTGCCGACCTACGGCACCAACGTCCTGGTCAACATCCTCAACGAAGCAGGCGGCCTGCCGACCAAGAACTTCACCGTCGGCCAGTTCGAAGGGCACGACAAGATTTCCGGTGAGACCATGCACGACACCATCGTGGCGCGCGGCGGCAAGCCGAAACACGGCTGCCACGCCGGCTGCATCATCCAGTGCTCGCAGGTCTACCACGACAAGGAAGGCAAGTACGTCACCTCCGGCTTCGAGTATGAGACCATCTGGGGCCTGGGCGCCGACTGCTGCATCGACAACCTGGACGACATCGCCCGCGCCGACAACCTGATGGACGACATCGGGATCGACTCCATCGAGACCGCCGTCATGTTCGGCGTGGCCATGGAGGCCGGCATCCTCAAGTGGGGCGACTCCAAGGAAATGCTTCGCCTGCTGACCGACGAAATCGCCAAGGGCACCGCTTTGGGCCGCGTGCTGGGCGGCGGCGCCGCATCCGTTGGCCGCACCTACGGCGTGACCCGCGTACCGGTGGTCAAGAACCAGGGCATCCCGGCGTACGACCCGCGCTCCGTCAAGGGCATCGGCATCACCTACGCCACCTCCACCATGGGCGCCGACCACACCTCCGGCTACACCATCGCCACCAACATCCTGAACGTCGGCGGCTACGTCGATCCGCTCAAGAAGGACGGCCAGGTCGAGCTCTCCCGTAACCTGCAGATCGCGACCGCCGCGGTTGACTCCACCGGTATGTGCATCTTCGTCGCCTTCCCGGCGCTGGACATCCCGGAGTGCCTGCCGGCCCTCATCGACATGATCAATGCCCGCTTCGGCATCGCCCTCACCGGCGACGACGTCAACAACCTGGGCAAGTACATCCTGAAGACCGAGCGCGAGTTCAACCAGAAAGCCGGTCTCACCAACGTCCACGACCGCCTGCCGGACTTCTTCAAGACCGAGCCGGTCGCACCGCACAACGCGGTGTGGGACTTCACCGACGAGGAAATCGACGAGTTCTGGAACTTCTAG
- a CDS encoding MoaD/ThiS family protein, whose product MQITLKLFATFRNGRFKVAEQELAEGCDVRQVVLSLGLTEEEIGIVMLNGRHGELDSKLSHGDTLSLFPLVGGG is encoded by the coding sequence ATGCAGATCACACTCAAGCTTTTCGCCACATTCAGAAACGGCAGGTTCAAGGTCGCCGAGCAGGAGCTCGCCGAGGGGTGCGACGTGCGCCAGGTGGTGCTCTCCCTCGGACTCACCGAAGAGGAGATCGGCATCGTCATGCTGAACGGCCGGCACGGCGAACTCGACAGCAAACTGAGCCACGGCGACACGCTTTCACTCTTTCCCCTGGTCGGAGGAGGCTGA
- a CDS encoding HesA/MoeB/ThiF family protein, producing MRKVITFLKDQTKDGLLSWSAQDATAKQFKLSHAAVELIALQNGLFPARYQRNRNMIQVDEQLRLFQSRVAVIGCGGLGGYVLEELARLGVGQIIAVDPDIFEEHNLNRQILSSPALLGQPKAAVAAERLAQVNPAVTVTAIQDYFCLANGFELLAGAQVAVDALDSISYRLQLAEYCNLAGIPMVHGAIGGWYGHVASQFPGETTVQQIYRHWVAGKGIEQQLGNPSFTPAVVASLEVAEVCKILLGKGEPLRNRKLAIDLLEMEMQEISYAPVPVTLVDAA from the coding sequence ATGCGCAAGGTCATCACTTTTCTGAAAGATCAGACCAAGGACGGACTGCTTTCCTGGAGCGCCCAGGACGCCACCGCGAAGCAATTCAAGCTGAGCCACGCGGCGGTCGAGCTCATCGCCCTGCAAAACGGCCTCTTCCCGGCGCGCTACCAGCGCAACCGGAACATGATCCAGGTCGATGAGCAGCTGCGCCTGTTCCAAAGCCGCGTCGCCGTGATCGGCTGCGGCGGCCTGGGCGGCTACGTCCTGGAAGAGCTGGCGCGCCTCGGGGTCGGACAGATTATCGCCGTCGACCCGGACATCTTCGAGGAGCACAACCTGAACCGGCAGATTCTCTCCTCGCCCGCCCTGCTCGGACAACCCAAGGCGGCGGTAGCTGCGGAGCGGCTGGCACAGGTGAATCCCGCCGTCACGGTCACCGCCATCCAGGACTACTTCTGCCTGGCCAACGGCTTCGAGCTGCTGGCGGGAGCGCAGGTCGCGGTGGACGCGCTGGACAGCATCTCGTACCGGCTGCAGCTGGCCGAGTATTGCAACCTGGCCGGCATCCCCATGGTGCACGGCGCCATCGGCGGCTGGTACGGCCACGTCGCCTCCCAGTTCCCCGGCGAGACCACCGTGCAGCAGATCTACCGCCACTGGGTGGCGGGCAAGGGGATCGAGCAGCAGCTCGGCAACCCCTCTTTCACCCCGGCCGTCGTGGCGAGCCTGGAAGTCGCCGAGGTCTGCAAGATCCTGCTCGGCAAGGGTGAGCCGCTCAGAAACCGCAAGCTCGCCATCGACCTCCTGGAAATGGAGATGCAGGAGATCTCCTACGCTCCGGTCCCGGTCACCCTGGTCGACGCGGCTTAG
- a CDS encoding molybdopterin molybdotransferase MoeA encodes MPSFEEARGIILGHVAPLGEENVLLSDALGRVVSRDIMAPWDLPQYDNSAMDGYAVHAADCTSVPSRLLITGFLPAGGEECAAVTVGCAVRIMTGAPIPPGCNAVVPIEDTEQDGDQVVINQRVLPKQHVRVKGSDVASGTQVLPAGSQVRPAEIGMLAAMGQALVPVHRKVRVAILSTGDELIELGESPRAGKVINSNALSLAAAVREAGAEPVLLGIARDNLESHRDKMQEGLCCDALITSAGVSAGDRDLVREVAASLGADELFWKIGMKPGGPTAFSVWQGKPIFSLPGNPVSTMVTFELLVKPALLKMMGHHRVLPPFVKGILAEDAHKKAGKLHFIRVTVKKRHGRHVAYCAGEQHTAILSTMTRCDALAALPCDATFIPAGSEVDLALMREVDLLSEAEVGIRCCA; translated from the coding sequence ATGCCAAGCTTTGAAGAAGCTCGAGGCATCATACTGGGCCACGTCGCCCCGCTTGGAGAGGAAAACGTACTGCTGTCCGACGCACTGGGGCGCGTGGTGAGCAGGGACATCATGGCCCCGTGGGACCTGCCCCAATACGACAATTCGGCCATGGACGGCTATGCCGTGCACGCCGCCGATTGCACCTCGGTCCCCAGCCGGCTCCTCATCACCGGATTTCTCCCGGCCGGCGGCGAAGAGTGCGCCGCCGTAACCGTCGGCTGTGCGGTGCGCATCATGACCGGCGCCCCCATTCCCCCCGGATGCAACGCGGTGGTCCCCATCGAGGACACGGAACAGGACGGGGACCAGGTCGTCATCAACCAGAGGGTGCTCCCCAAGCAGCACGTACGGGTCAAGGGAAGCGACGTTGCCTCGGGCACCCAGGTCCTTCCTGCCGGCAGCCAGGTCCGCCCCGCCGAGATCGGCATGCTGGCCGCCATGGGGCAGGCGCTGGTACCGGTGCACCGCAAGGTGCGGGTGGCCATCCTCTCCACAGGAGACGAGCTCATCGAACTGGGCGAAAGCCCGAGGGCCGGCAAGGTGATCAACTCCAACGCCCTGTCACTCGCCGCCGCGGTGCGCGAGGCGGGAGCGGAACCGGTGCTGCTCGGCATCGCGCGGGACAACCTGGAAAGTCACCGGGATAAGATGCAGGAAGGCCTTTGCTGCGACGCCCTGATCACCTCGGCCGGCGTCTCCGCCGGTGACCGCGACCTGGTCCGGGAGGTTGCCGCGAGCCTCGGCGCCGACGAGCTGTTCTGGAAGATAGGGATGAAGCCGGGCGGCCCCACCGCCTTCTCGGTCTGGCAGGGAAAGCCGATCTTCTCGCTTCCCGGTAACCCCGTCTCCACCATGGTGACCTTCGAGCTGCTGGTGAAGCCCGCCCTTCTGAAGATGATGGGGCACCACCGGGTGCTCCCCCCCTTCGTCAAAGGGATACTGGCCGAAGATGCACACAAGAAGGCCGGCAAGCTGCACTTCATCCGGGTCACGGTGAAGAAGCGCCACGGCAGGCACGTCGCCTACTGTGCCGGTGAGCAGCACACCGCGATACTCAGCACCATGACCAGGTGCGATGCCCTGGCCGCCCTCCCCTGTGACGCCACCTTCATCCCCGCCGGGAGCGAAGTCGATCTGGCGCTGATGAGGGAAGTGGATCTGCTGAGCGAGGCCGAAGTCGGCATAAGGTGCTGTGCCTGA
- the ahcY gene encoding adenosylhomocysteinase encodes MSLADWGRKEMIIAETEMPGLMAIREEYAAAQPLKGARIAGSLHMTIQTAMLIETLTALGAEVRWASCNIFSTQDHAAAAIAAAGIPVFAHKGETLAEYWDYTHKIFEWHDGGAPNMILDDGGDATLLLHLGSDAEKDPSVIANPTCEEEQFLFAAIKKRLAEQPDWYSKTAACIKGVTEETTTGVHRLYQMYEKGTLKFPAINVNDSVTKSKFDNIYGCRESLMDGIKRATDVMVAGKVAVICGYGDVGKGCAQAMRGLQAQVWVTEVDPICALQAAMEGYKVVTMEWAADKADIFVTTTGNIDVITHDHMKAMKHNAIVCNIGHFDNEIEVAKLKQYKWENIKPQVDHVIFPDGKRIILLAEGRLVNLGCATGHPSYVMSSSFANQTLAQMEIFCNPGKYPVGVYILPKELDEKVARLQLKTLGAMLTELTDAQAAYIGVKKEGPYKSEHYRY; translated from the coding sequence ATGTCGCTGGCCGATTGGGGCCGTAAAGAGATGATCATCGCGGAAACCGAAATGCCGGGTCTCATGGCGATCCGCGAGGAGTACGCCGCGGCCCAGCCGCTCAAGGGGGCGCGCATCGCGGGCTCGCTGCACATGACCATCCAGACCGCCATGCTCATCGAGACGCTGACCGCCCTGGGCGCCGAGGTCCGTTGGGCGTCCTGCAACATATTCTCCACCCAGGACCACGCCGCCGCGGCCATCGCCGCCGCAGGCATCCCGGTCTTCGCACACAAGGGCGAGACGCTGGCGGAGTACTGGGACTACACCCACAAGATCTTCGAGTGGCACGACGGCGGCGCCCCGAACATGATCCTCGACGACGGCGGCGATGCGACCCTGCTGCTGCACCTGGGCTCCGACGCGGAGAAGGATCCCTCTGTCATCGCCAACCCGACCTGCGAGGAGGAGCAGTTCCTGTTCGCGGCCATCAAGAAGCGCCTCGCCGAGCAGCCGGACTGGTACTCCAAGACGGCGGCCTGCATCAAGGGCGTGACCGAGGAGACCACCACCGGCGTGCACCGCCTGTACCAGATGTACGAGAAGGGGACGCTCAAGTTCCCGGCCATCAACGTTAACGACTCGGTCACCAAGTCCAAGTTCGACAACATCTACGGCTGCCGCGAGTCCCTCATGGACGGCATCAAGCGCGCCACCGATGTCATGGTGGCCGGCAAGGTGGCGGTCATCTGCGGTTACGGCGACGTGGGCAAGGGGTGCGCCCAGGCGATGCGCGGGCTTCAGGCCCAGGTCTGGGTCACCGAGGTCGACCCGATCTGCGCGCTGCAGGCGGCCATGGAAGGGTACAAGGTGGTCACCATGGAGTGGGCGGCGGACAAGGCGGACATCTTCGTCACCACCACCGGCAACATCGACGTCATCACCCACGATCACATGAAGGCGATGAAGCACAACGCCATCGTCTGCAACATCGGGCATTTCGACAACGAGATCGAGGTGGCGAAACTCAAGCAGTACAAGTGGGAGAACATCAAGCCGCAGGTCGACCACGTCATCTTCCCGGACGGCAAGCGCATCATCCTGCTGGCGGAAGGGCGTCTGGTTAACCTGGGCTGCGCCACCGGTCACCCCTCCTACGTCATGTCCTCCTCCTTCGCCAACCAGACCCTGGCGCAGATGGAGATCTTCTGCAACCCCGGCAAGTATCCGGTGGGCGTCTACATTCTCCCCAAGGAACTGGACGAGAAGGTGGCGCGCCTGCAGCTGAAGACCCTGGGCGCCATGCTGACCGAGCTGACCGACGCCCAGGCGGCGTACATCGGCGTCAAGAAGGAAGGGCCGTACAAGTCGGAGCATTACAGGTACTAA